Proteins found in one Litorihabitans aurantiacus genomic segment:
- a CDS encoding Stk1 family PASTA domain-containing Ser/Thr kinase: MEVDELVATLTSRDTARRPADAAIALTLVRRTLAGLDSRARSLRADVEGRPELLVPIEALEHELADLDAPQDADASGSPDGDDPALTRALDRGPGTGTIALPVGAVRSPTRPVPDGEATDTVAVPAPRRRRRRGLGWLVVLLVLLLAGGAAAWYFLLGPGSPVTVPDVTGAQRAAAERSLTDLELRVTTSERFDDDAPAGTVLETDPAAGTSLARGSDVAVVVSLGVEMLEVPAFTDLTREEAEAAITEAGLTAAPDVEETEDRTIPEGVVVASDPASGQVVAHDTPVRLTVSTGPRVVRIPENYGGKQAEVVQNDLVNLLDIPLEAITVTEVYSDDVPAGSVVSVTPAGGQEARQGDPAALEVSLGPELFEVPDVQGRQIGEATRILEDAGFTVEENNVLGGFFGTVRQQDVAAGEMRRRGTVITLTVV; this comes from the coding sequence ATGGAGGTCGACGAGCTGGTGGCGACCCTGACCTCGCGGGACACCGCCCGCCGTCCGGCGGACGCGGCGATCGCGCTGACGCTGGTGCGCCGCACGCTGGCCGGTCTCGACTCCCGCGCCCGCTCGCTGCGTGCCGACGTCGAGGGACGACCCGAGCTGCTCGTGCCCATCGAGGCGCTCGAGCACGAGCTCGCCGACCTGGACGCGCCGCAGGACGCCGACGCGTCCGGCTCCCCGGACGGTGACGACCCCGCGCTGACCCGCGCGCTGGACCGAGGCCCGGGGACCGGCACGATCGCCCTCCCCGTCGGGGCCGTCCGCTCCCCCACCCGTCCGGTGCCCGACGGCGAGGCCACCGACACGGTGGCCGTCCCCGCACCGCGGCGTCGCCGCCGGCGGGGGCTCGGCTGGCTCGTCGTCCTGCTCGTGCTCCTGCTCGCCGGGGGCGCGGCTGCCTGGTACTTCCTGCTCGGCCCGGGGAGCCCGGTGACCGTCCCCGACGTCACGGGCGCGCAGCGCGCCGCGGCTGAACGCAGCCTGACGGACCTGGAGCTGCGGGTCACCACGTCCGAGCGCTTCGACGACGACGCACCGGCGGGCACCGTCCTGGAGACCGATCCCGCCGCCGGGACGAGTCTCGCGCGCGGCAGCGACGTCGCCGTCGTCGTCTCGCTCGGGGTCGAGATGCTCGAGGTCCCCGCGTTCACCGACCTGACGCGCGAGGAGGCCGAGGCAGCCATCACCGAGGCGGGCCTGACGGCGGCGCCGGACGTCGAGGAGACGGAGGACCGCACGATCCCCGAGGGCGTCGTGGTCGCCAGCGACCCCGCCTCCGGTCAGGTGGTCGCGCACGACACCCCGGTCCGGCTGACGGTCTCGACCGGTCCCCGGGTGGTGCGCATCCCCGAGAACTACGGCGGCAAGCAGGCCGAGGTCGTGCAGAACGACCTCGTGAACCTGCTCGACATCCCGCTCGAGGCCATCACCGTCACGGAGGTCTACTCCGACGACGTCCCGGCGGGCTCGGTCGTCTCGGTCACGCCCGCGGGCGGGCAGGAGGCGCGTCAGGGCGATCCGGCCGCCCTCGAGGTCTCGCTCGGCCCTGAGCTGTTCGAGGTGCCTGACGTGCAGGGCCGTCAGATCGGCGAGGCCACGCGGATCCTCGAGGACGCGGGCTTCACCGTCGAGGAGAACAACGTGCTCGGCGGGTTCTTCGGGACGGTGCGCCAGCAGGACGTCGCCGCGGGCGAGATGCGCCGCCGCGGCACCGTCATCACCCTGACGGTCGTCTGA
- a CDS encoding class II 3-deoxy-7-phosphoheptulonate synthase: MSTTADPAVIAGLDAWRALDVEQQPTWPDSRALSAVSDQLAAAPPLVFAGEADAMREKLALAQRGEAFLLQGGDCAESFAEADADRIRNKIKTILQMSIVLTYGASMPVVKMGRIAGQYAKPRSSDVETRDGVTLPAYRGDIVNGHAFTPESRVPDPQRLMKAYTTSASTLNLTRAFTMGGFADLRRVHEWNRGFTVTPAYRSYEGLAGEIDRAIKFMAAAGADFDALRTVDFYSGHEGLLLDYERPLTRIDSRTGLPYDCSAHFLWIGERTRKIDGAHVEFFSRVSNPIGVKLGPNTTGEDAIALMDKLNPDGVPGRLTFITRMGAGRIREALPSIVEKVTADGRPVLWVCDPMHGNTITASNGYKTRRFADVIDEVRGFFEVHQALGTVPGGVHVELTGDDVTEVLGGSEEIDDVGLEARYETLVDPRLNHAQSLEMAFLVAEMLRERSAG; encoded by the coding sequence GTGAGCACGACCGCAGACCCCGCCGTCATCGCCGGACTGGACGCCTGGCGCGCCCTCGACGTCGAGCAGCAGCCGACCTGGCCGGACTCTCGCGCGCTGTCCGCCGTCAGCGACCAGCTCGCCGCCGCGCCGCCGCTGGTGTTCGCCGGAGAGGCCGACGCGATGCGCGAGAAGCTGGCGCTCGCCCAGCGCGGCGAGGCCTTCCTGCTCCAGGGCGGCGACTGCGCCGAGTCCTTCGCCGAGGCCGACGCCGACCGCATCCGCAACAAGATCAAGACGATCCTGCAGATGTCGATCGTGCTGACCTACGGCGCCAGCATGCCCGTGGTGAAGATGGGGCGGATCGCCGGGCAGTACGCCAAGCCGCGCAGCAGCGACGTCGAGACGCGCGACGGCGTGACGCTCCCGGCCTACCGCGGCGACATCGTCAACGGCCACGCGTTCACCCCGGAGTCGCGGGTCCCGGACCCGCAGCGACTGATGAAGGCGTACACGACGTCAGCCTCCACGCTCAACCTCACCCGTGCCTTCACGATGGGCGGGTTCGCGGACCTGCGCCGTGTGCACGAGTGGAACCGCGGTTTCACCGTGACGCCCGCCTACCGCTCCTACGAGGGGCTCGCCGGCGAGATCGACCGCGCGATCAAGTTCATGGCCGCCGCCGGCGCCGACTTCGACGCGCTGAGGACCGTCGACTTCTACTCCGGTCACGAGGGTCTGCTGCTCGACTACGAGCGGCCCCTGACGCGGATCGACTCCCGGACCGGCCTGCCCTACGACTGCTCGGCGCACTTCCTGTGGATCGGGGAGCGCACGCGGAAGATCGACGGCGCGCACGTCGAGTTCTTCTCCCGCGTCAGCAACCCCATCGGCGTCAAGCTCGGCCCGAACACCACGGGCGAGGACGCGATCGCGCTGATGGACAAGCTCAATCCCGACGGCGTCCCGGGCCGCCTCACCTTCATCACCCGCATGGGTGCCGGGCGGATCCGCGAGGCGCTGCCCTCGATCGTCGAGAAGGTCACTGCGGACGGCCGTCCCGTGCTGTGGGTCTGCGACCCCATGCACGGCAACACCATCACCGCCTCCAACGGCTACAAGACCCGCCGGTTCGCCGACGTGATCGACGAGGTCCGCGGGTTCTTCGAGGTCCACCAGGCGCTCGGCACGGTCCCGGGAGGGGTCCACGTCGAGCTCACCGGTGACGACGTCACCGAGGTCCTGGGCGGCTCGGAGGAGATCGACGACGTCGGCCTCGAGGCGCGCTACGAGACGCTCGTGGACCCGCGCCTGAACCACGCCCAGTCCCTCGAGATGGCCTTCCTCGTGGCCGAGATGCTGCGGGAGCGGTCGGCGGGCTGA
- a CDS encoding pyrophosphate--fructose-6-phosphate 1-phosphotransferase, with protein sequence MTVKRVALLTAGGFAPCLSSAVGGLIERYTALAPEVEIIAYSYGYHGLLTGTKVVVDDAARANAGLLHSFGGSPIGNSRVKLTNAKNLVQRGLVAEGENPLAKAAEQLQADGVDVLHTIGGDDTNTTAADLAAYLQEHDYGLTVVGLPKTIDNDIVPIRQSLGANTAAEEASRFAQNIIGEHRSNPRMLIVHEVMGRHCGWLTAEAARRYHGWVEGQPSWNPSIGLSKERWDVHAVFLPELAIDLEAEAARLKAIMDEQGNVNIFLSEGAGVPEIIAELEGRGEEVKRDPFGHVQLDTINPGAWFAKQFAGLVGAEKVMVQKSGYFSRSAAASEEDLALIASMVELAVDSALAGVSGVIGHDEERGDELRAVEFPRIGGGKAFDVTVPWFGELMASIGQDVVAAPEGAAH encoded by the coding sequence ATGACCGTCAAGCGCGTCGCCCTGCTCACCGCGGGCGGCTTCGCCCCCTGCCTCTCCTCCGCCGTCGGCGGCCTCATCGAGCGCTACACCGCGCTCGCGCCCGAGGTGGAGATCATCGCCTACTCCTACGGCTACCACGGCCTCCTCACGGGGACGAAGGTGGTCGTCGACGACGCCGCGCGCGCGAACGCCGGCCTGCTGCACTCGTTCGGCGGCAGCCCCATCGGCAACAGCCGCGTCAAGCTCACCAACGCCAAGAACCTCGTGCAGCGCGGGCTGGTCGCCGAGGGTGAGAACCCCCTGGCCAAGGCCGCTGAGCAGCTCCAGGCCGACGGCGTCGACGTGCTGCACACGATCGGCGGCGACGACACGAACACCACGGCCGCCGACCTCGCGGCCTACCTGCAGGAGCACGACTACGGCCTCACGGTGGTCGGCCTGCCCAAGACGATCGACAACGACATCGTCCCGATCCGGCAGAGCCTCGGCGCCAACACGGCCGCCGAGGAGGCCAGCCGGTTCGCGCAGAACATCATCGGCGAGCACCGCTCCAACCCCCGCATGCTCATCGTCCACGAGGTGATGGGTCGCCACTGCGGCTGGCTCACGGCCGAGGCCGCCCGCCGCTACCACGGCTGGGTCGAGGGCCAGCCGTCGTGGAACCCGAGCATCGGTCTGAGCAAGGAGCGCTGGGACGTCCACGCCGTCTTCCTGCCCGAGCTCGCGATCGACCTCGAGGCCGAGGCCGCGCGCCTCAAGGCGATCATGGACGAGCAGGGCAACGTCAACATCTTCCTCAGCGAGGGTGCCGGCGTGCCCGAGATCATCGCGGAGCTCGAGGGACGAGGTGAGGAGGTCAAGCGCGACCCGTTCGGTCACGTGCAGCTCGACACGATCAACCCGGGTGCCTGGTTCGCCAAGCAGTTCGCCGGCCTCGTCGGCGCCGAGAAGGTCATGGTGCAGAAGAGCGGCTACTTCTCCCGCTCGGCGGCCGCGAGCGAGGAGGACCTCGCGCTCATCGCCTCCATGGTGGAGCTCGCGGTCGACTCGGCTCTCGCCGGCGTCTCCGGCGTGATCGGGCACGACGAGGAGCGCGGCGACGAGCTGCGCGCCGTGGAGTTCCCGCGCATCGGTGGCGGTAAGGCGTTCGACGTCACGGTGCCGTGGTTCGGCGAGCTGATGGCCTCGATCGGGCAGGACGTCGTGGCGGCCCCCGAGGGCGCCGCGCACTGA
- a CDS encoding lysophospholipid acyltransferase family protein: MKATLGTVLRVAYQPWIRGSENLPASGGAILASNHLAVIDSFFLPLMMPREIVFLGKSDYVEGRGLRGRFVAWFMRGVGLIPVDRAGGRASEAALNAGLARLSDGGLFGIYPEGTRSPDGRLYRGKTGVARLALESGAPVVPVAMIGTNIAQPIGKRIPRLKRIGVVMGEPMDFSRYRGMENDRFVLRSITDEIMYEIMRLSGQEYVDMYAATAKARIAAGKTTDTASDAPGGRVAPETDVPSAPAPPTTGDPGSSDSTPTEGPA; encoded by the coding sequence ATGAAGGCCACGCTCGGCACGGTGCTGCGCGTGGCCTACCAGCCCTGGATCCGGGGTTCGGAGAACCTGCCCGCGAGCGGCGGAGCCATCCTGGCCAGCAACCACCTGGCGGTCATCGACTCCTTCTTCCTGCCGCTGATGATGCCGCGCGAGATCGTGTTCCTCGGCAAGTCCGACTACGTCGAGGGCCGGGGCCTGCGCGGACGCTTCGTGGCGTGGTTCATGCGCGGCGTCGGCCTCATCCCGGTGGACCGCGCCGGCGGGCGCGCCAGCGAGGCCGCGCTGAACGCGGGGCTCGCCCGGCTCTCGGACGGCGGCCTGTTCGGCATCTACCCCGAGGGCACCCGCAGCCCCGACGGGCGTCTCTACCGCGGCAAGACCGGGGTCGCGCGCCTGGCGCTGGAGTCGGGTGCGCCCGTGGTCCCGGTCGCGATGATCGGCACCAACATCGCGCAGCCCATCGGCAAGCGGATCCCGCGGCTCAAGCGCATCGGAGTCGTCATGGGGGAGCCCATGGACTTCTCCCGCTACCGCGGCATGGAGAACGACCGGTTCGTGCTGCGTTCCATCACCGACGAGATCATGTACGAGATCATGCGGCTCTCGGGCCAGGAGTACGTCGACATGTACGCCGCGACGGCGAAGGCGCGCATCGCGGCCGGCAAGACGACCGACACCGCGAGCGACGCCCCCGGCGGGCGCGTCGCACCGGAGACCGACGTCCCCAGCGCCCCCGCACCCCCGACCACCGGCGATCCCGGTTCCAGTGACAGCACCCCCACGGAAGGTCCAGCATGA